A genomic segment from Chitinophaga flava encodes:
- a CDS encoding lipoprotein signal peptidase: MKYRHVVLIVILILIVDQTLKFWIKTHMFMQQEFIIFPNWFRIHFIENEGMAYGLKFGGDFGKILLTTFRLVAVVAGFVYIKKLIREKYSTGLLVCVSLILAGAAGNLIDSMFYGLIFNDSIGYEVAKFMPPGGGYGSFLHGRVVDMLYFPIYEGYLPSWIPFKGGDYFVFFRPVFNVADAAISIGVITILLFQKRFIGKHMAPQQGSTIKADQTA; the protein is encoded by the coding sequence TTGAAATATCGTCACGTAGTACTTATCGTTATCCTTATCCTGATTGTTGATCAGACCCTGAAGTTCTGGATCAAGACGCACATGTTTATGCAGCAGGAGTTCATCATTTTCCCCAACTGGTTCCGCATCCATTTCATTGAAAATGAAGGGATGGCGTATGGACTCAAGTTCGGTGGCGACTTCGGTAAGATCCTGCTTACCACGTTCCGTCTGGTAGCAGTGGTAGCCGGTTTCGTATACATAAAAAAGCTTATCCGCGAAAAATACAGTACCGGTCTGCTGGTCTGCGTTTCCCTGATACTTGCCGGTGCTGCAGGCAACCTGATAGACAGTATGTTCTACGGCCTTATTTTCAACGATAGCATCGGTTATGAAGTGGCTAAGTTCATGCCTCCCGGTGGCGGTTATGGCAGCTTTCTCCACGGCCGTGTGGTAGATATGCTCTATTTCCCCATCTATGAAGGTTATCTGCCCAGCTGGATACCTTTTAAAGGAGGTGACTACTTCGTATTCTTCCGGCCGGTGTTCAATGTCGCCGATGCAGCCATCTCCATTGGCGTGATCACGATCCTGCTGTTCCAGAAACGTTTCATTGGCAAACATATGGCCCCGCAACAGGGAAGCACGATCAAGGCTGATCAGACTGCCTGA